In Deltaproteobacteria bacterium, the genomic window GCTATAAATTCATTCCCTTTGCTCAGAATCCAAAATGTTTCTACATTTTTGGGAATAAGAGGATGTTCATCGCAGGGTAAAGTGCAAACCAAATCTCCAATTTTATCTAATCGAATAAATAAAATTTTTTCAAGAGATTTGGTTTCACTCATAGGATTCGATGCTAGGGCAGGCACAAACTAAATTTCGATCGCCGTAAGCATTATCCACGCGTCCTACAGCTGGCCAAATTTTATTTTCTTTAATCCAAGGCAAGGGATAAGCAGCTTCTTCACGAGTGTAACTAAAATTCCATTCAGTACCAAGAACTCTCATGGCTGTATGGGGAGCTTGGGTGAGGGGACTTTGTTCAAGTTTGTATTTTCCCTTTTCAACAGCTTGGATTTCATTATGAATTTGAATCATTGAATGAATAAATCGATCGAGCTCGGCTTTAGATTCACTTTCCGTCGGTTCAATCATCAAAGTTCCAGCAACAGGCCAGCTCATCGTAGGTGCGTGAAAGCCATAGTCCATAAGTCTTTTCGCGACATCGGTGACATCCACGCCACTTGTTTTCTTCGCTGGTCGGAGATCAATAATACATTCGTGGGCAACCAGTCCTTCACGGCCTTTGTAGAGTACGGGAAAGTAAGGGTTTAGTTTTTTAGCCATGTAGTTCGCATTGAGAATACTTACAAGGGTGGCTTTTTTTAAGCCTTCCGATCCCATCAAAGTAATGTAGATCCAAGAAATAGGCAAGATGCTAGCACTTCCCCAAGGGGCTGAGGTGGTGGACGTAATTCCACTGCTAGGACCACTTTCAGGAACAAGGGATAATCGAGGGAGGAATTCTTTCAAATGAGATTTTACACCTATGGGGCCCACTCCGGGACCACCACCACCATGGGGAATGGCAAAAGTTTTATGCAAATTCATATGAGAAACATCGGGACCAAATTCACCTGGCCGAGCGAGGCCGACAAGGGCATTAAGGTTGGCACCGTCCATATAGACTTGGCCGCCATGATCATGAATGATCTTGCAAATTTCGGTAATGCCTTCTTCAAAAACACCATGGGTCGAAGGGTAGGTAACCATTAAAGCCGCTAAGTTATTTTTATATTGTTCGGCCTTAGATCTTAAATCCACAAGGTCGACATTCCCATGCTCATCACATTTAACCACAACCACTTCCATACCACACATCACCGCTGAGGCAGGGTTAGTGCCATGGGCAGAACTGGGGATCAAACAAATATTTCTTTGCGGCTCCCCCTTAGAGATAAAATATTTTCTGATGACCAATAAGCCAGCATACTCGCCCTGGGAGCCGGCATTGGGCTGCAAAGAAACGGCTGCAAAGCCTGTAATCCCACAAAGTTTTCTCTCGAGATCATGGATCAAATCAAGATAACCTTTGACTTGGGAAATCGGAGCAAAAGGATGGATCTGATTGACTTCGGGCCAAGAAACAGGAACTAGTTCTGTGGTGGCATTGAGTTTCATGGTGCAAGAACCAAGGGGGATCATCGAGTGGGTCAAGGTAAAATCTTTGTTCTGCAATTTATGAATGTACCTTAATAACTCTGTTTCGCTATGGTAAGAGTTAAAAACGGGATGAGTTAAAAATGAGGATTTTCTTTGTAAATTCAGAGGAATCAAGTTTGAGTTTTTAGAAAAGGTATTTTTATCAAGTTCAAATAGAGAAATTTTTTCCGTTGTGAAAAAAGAGAAAATTTCTTCTAGGTTCTTCTCAGAACAAGTCTCGTCTAGAGAAATTCCCAATTTAGTCTCTGAGTATTTTCTAAAGTTATAATTTCCATGAAGAGCTTTTGCATAGACTTCATGAGCTCTTGATGATTCAAAAATTAAAGTATCAAAACTCGTTTGGTTTAAGACAGCCACGCCCAGTTGCTCTAATCCAAGTTTTAAAATTTGAGTTAATTTGTGGGTCTTTGCTGCAATTTTTTTTAATCCCTCAGGACCGTGATAAACAGCGTACATGGACGCCATGTTGGCAAGCAAAACTTGAGCTGTGCAAATATTGGAAGTCGCTTTTTCCCTGCGAATATGCTGTTCTCTGGTCTGTAAGGCCAACCTTAATGCAGGTTGATTTTGAGAATCCTTAGAAACCCCAATAATTCTTCCTGGAAGTTGCCGTTTGAAGTTTTCTTTACATGCCATGAAAGCCGCATGAGGACCGCCGAACCCCAAAGGAACACCAAAGCGTTGGGAGTTCCCATACACGATGTCAGCACCCCATTCGCCTGGAGGAGTCAATAATGTCAAAGCTAGCAAATCGGTACCGACAACCATGAACGCCTGATTCTCTTGAATTTTCTTAGTTAGCTGTTGCCAATCAGTAAGGGTTCCTTCGGTATCGGGATACTGAACAAAAAAGGCAAAAATAGGAGTCTTAAAATCAAAATTTTCAGCTTTGCCGATAATCATTTTTAAATTCAGCGGCTCTGACCTTGTTTTTAAAACTTCAATCACTTGGGGATGAAGCTTATCCGAAACGAAAAAGTGTTGAGTCGTCGGGTTCTTAGATAAGCCCAAAGCCATGTTCATGGCCTCTGCGGCCGCGGTGCCCTCATCCAATAGGGAGGCGTTAGCAATTTCCATGGCGGTTAAATCTTTTACTAAAGTTTGAAAATTAAGTAAGGATTCCATGCGCCCTTGGGAGATTTCCGCTTGATAGGGAGTGTAAGCGGTGTACCAAACGGGATTTTCAAGAATATTTCTTTGAATTATGGTGGGTGTGTAAGTTCCATAGTACCCTTGACCTATTAATGACTTATTTACTTTATTCTGACCCATCATGGTTTTGAGTTTGATCAGAATATCAGCCTCAGAGACTCCCTTTCCGACATCCATTTCTTGGGTATTCAAAATGCTTTTTGGCACCACTTGGGTAGCAAGATCATCTAAAGAGGAAAATCCCAGCTCTTGAAGCATTGATTGCACATCTCTGTCGGAAGGACCAAGGTGTCTGGGAATGAATTCATTTTGAGTCGAAAGCTCTTGAAGGGAAAGATTTAAATAGTCTGAGGTTTGTCTTTGTTTAGTCATAAGGGTGTTACCTGAAATTATTTAGCGGCCGCTTTAGTAGATTTAACAGGAGAACTCTTTCTTGCTGCCGCTTTTTTAGTGGTGGATTTATCCATCTTCTTGGTGGCCGTTGCTTTGGCCGAGGTTTTTTTCGTTGAGGTTCTAGATCTTGTTTTGCCCGTTGCTTTTTTCTTAGTAGTGAAAAAAGTTTTTTCTACTTTTTTTGCCGAATCTTTAATTTGTGAAAGAGCTTTTTTAACTTCTTTGTCTAGAAGTTTTTGGGTTGTCGATACTTGCTTGAGTAATGAATGGTACTTACCTTCAGCACTTTTCACTGTTTTATCTTTTTCACTATTCAAATAGGTATTTAACTCAGTGCTTTTTGTTTTTAATTCTTTGCGAATTTTTTCTAATTCGGAAACTAACATTTTCGTATTTTTATTTTGTGAAATCTGTGTTGAAATTTTTTGTTTTAAACCTAAAAGCCAATTTTCCATAATGCATCCTTTTTTAAAGTGTAAATTTTGCTTTACTTAGTATCATACAAGGGTTTTTTTTACTACCTAAATGACAACACCCTGCAACGAATTAACCTTATAAGTCCTAATTTATCCCTTGTCCAGTTGTATAGTTATCAAATATCTTCCCACTCTATGAGGAAATTAAGAGTCAAAAAATCTAATTTGTTTAGGTCCCTTGTTTTATTTTTAGTAGGCCTGTTAATAGGCTGTGAAGAGATTGACGATCAAACGATTGCGAAGGGTAAAGAATGGCAAGCCGCCAATCCAAAGCCCGAAAATAGAAATTTTATTTTAAATAATCAAAATCATAAAATACTCGTCGCTGAGATAGATAGTGGGATCGATTACAATCACCCACTTTTAAAAAACAATATTCATTTTAATTTAGATAGTCAGGGTAAACCAATAGGATTTGGTTATGATTTTGTTGGACAGGATTACTGGCCGTCGCCTTATGTTGCTCGCACCTTGGATTTAAATCCTGAGGTGAAATTAAAAGACACTGAATCCACTCGCAGAGGTCGGCTGATGGCTGAAGAGGTTGTAAAATCAGATCAGGCTTTAGGGATTTATTTGGATCCCTCAAGAAATATCCAACAAGAAATAGACTCAGGCGCGTACCATGGGACTCATGTGGCAGGATTAATGGTTTATGATGAGCCTCAAATTGGAATTATCGGCTACAGAGTGCTACCAATGAATGTAAAATATAAACAAGGGAAAAAAGATTTTTCACAAAATTCAACGGAAATGGTTTTTAAAAACATATTATCAGCGATGTCCATGGCGATAAAGGAAGGATCTCGGGTTATTAATCTTTCCTTGGCTCTAAAAAAATCTGAAACAGCGAGTTTGTTCGATCAACTTATTTCTGGCGAAGATAACTACAAGCTATGGATGGCACAAGTAAAGACTTTCATGGAAAAAAACAGCAATGTTATTTTTGTAGCCGCTGCTGGAAATGACGGAAAATGGGTTGATGATAAAGTTAATTTACAAATTCCATGTGGAATTAGTGCGTTAAATTTAGTTTGTGTTGGCGCTTTGGATGAACATCAAAACTTAGCTTCTTTTTCGAACCTTGTATTGAGCGAGGGCACTTTTGTGGTTACTTTGGGTGTGGAAGTAAACTCTTTGTTTCCTTCTCAAATGTGTCAAACTTCTGATTTGAATCAATTAGAAACTTCTGGACTTACCTTGTCCGAAATTTCAAACATGAAAAACACCCTTCATCGTGATTGTTTGAAAAAGGATATAAAGAAAAGAATTTCGGGAACCAGCATGTCATCGCCTATCGTGGCTCGAATCGTTGCAAAATGGATGCTTCAATTCCCAAATTTGACTTCCCAGGAAATCATCCAACTGCTTCTGCAACATTCACAAAAAAAACAACTGGGACCCTTGCAATTAAATATTCTACCCTTTGAAAAACCATCTTGGTATTAACTTATTTTATGGATGAAAAATCAAAAAGAAATGTGTTTTTACAAACTCAATGGTCTCCTTATCCAAGGTTTAATCCTCAAGCTAAATATTGGGGACGCTTCCTTGGAATATTGGATGATGAGGCCAGCCAGAAAATAGAACTAAAAAGCTTTCAAGAAGAACATTTCTTCAAGAATCAAAATTTGGTGGTATTCCCTATTAAAAATCTCCAGTTTTGGAAAGAAATTTTGATTAGCGGAGATATTATCGAAATCAATGAAAAAAATGAACAACTGGATATAACCTTGCTAACTCCCTATTTGGCCCCGACAAAATACAAGGAATTTATCCCCCATGAAAAATGGGAAATATTTCAATTGTGGTCTGAATATCTTCATTTAGTCAGGAGTTTTTTTAAAGAAAAAAAATTTATCGAGTTATCCACGCCCCTGATCGTGAATCATCCAGGATCGGAACCTAGTTTAGAACCTTTTGAGATCAACTTAAAATTAGGAAATAAAAGTTTTAAGAAATATTTGCCCACCAGTCCTGAACTTCATCTTAAGAAAGTTCTGACCACGGGTGTTCCAAAGATTTTTGAAATTACAAAAAGTTTTAGAAATAATGAATCTTCAGAAAAGCACAGTCCTGAATTTTGGATTCTGGAGTGGTATCGAAATTTTTCAAATTTAGAAGAAATCAAAAAAGATGTTCAAGACTTAATCGGTTTTATACAAACAAACTTGCCTCTTGTTGTGAGTAAGAAGGAACTGGAATTTAAGTCAGTAAGTTTTCAAGAGATATTTTCAGAGTATTATCATTTTTCATTTAATCCCGCGACAAACCAATCAGAGTTGGAACTCTTTTGTAAGAATCATCATTTAAATTATTTGGGAGTTCGAACTATTGAGGATTTGTTTTCAATGATTACCTTTGAAAAAATTGAAACCAAACTGAATCCTCAAGCGATTACATTCTTAGAAAAATATCCTCCTTATGCAGCAGCCTTAGCTCGGACAAATGAACAGGGTTGGGCGGAAAGATTTGAGGTTTATTGGCAGGGATATGAGCTAGCCAATGCTTTTTTTGAGTTAAACGATATGCAAGAACAGCTGAATCGATTTCATTTAGATAATGAACTCAAAAAACAAAATTCCTTAGCCCAAATTACAGTAGACGAAGAATTTATTTTTCACTTAAGTACAGGTCTCCCTCCCTGTGCGGGGATTGCTCTGGGTCTTGAGAGATTGTTTATGGCTTTGTTTGGTTTTAAAAACATTAATGATTTAAAGCTTTTTTCTATGGTTTTTCTGTATCTGGCAATATTTCAATTTTAGTTCAGATTTTTTCCTCGAGTTTTACTAATGCAGAAATGATTTACGTGTTAAGGGTAAATCATTGTACTAGCGGTCAAAGCTCTCCCAGAAAAATAGAGTTCATGGGGTGCTTACTGTATTTAGGGCTCTCACCCAAATATTTTGAAAGGCCTGAATCAAGCTTCCGCCATTAGTTGCATATTCAATATAGTTTTTGAAGTTTTCATAGTCGATTCCGATTCGACCCAGAATGGCCGCTGTTTTGGTTGTTTTTGTGACGTCACCGGCATTTAATTTCACGCGCACAATTTTATGACCTTTATCGGTTTTAGTCTCAAATCCAAGCGTATAAAATGGAGCTGTATCTAAACTCATAACAATCGTATTTGAGTTAAAATATGAATTGCCCGTTGCAAATTCAGTTGGCAATGCTGATTGTTCATGTAGTTCGATTGAGGTACTGCCATCTTCTTTTGTAACTTTAAAAGGGTTACCACCAGAATAGCCAGAACGCTGCTCGACAACAACGACGGATGTGGGTGTTTTTGATATAGAGTGCGCGGCTATAACAGATTCTAAATCGGTAACAACTTCAATATTATCAAATAGTAAGTTTTGTTTACCCATTTTTTGTAATTGTTGTGTTCGTCCTGACTTATCTAAATAGGTTTTTAGCATACCGGCCCCTTCACCAATGGCAACCGTATCAATTAAAGGATCTCCTGTACTTGGATTTAAAGCATGAACTCCAATTTGCATTCCAAAGAGATGAGTTTCATTACGTTTTTTAGAATCATTTATATATTTTCTAAGTGCAGAAATTATTTTTTCATTAGTGGTTAAATCAGCATGAAAAGTCTTGGTATGAAAGTTTTGATTAAACTCATTTAAATATTGAGCGATATCCTGGTGAGTTTGTTGACTTGTCCAGATATCAAATGGTACATAAGTTTCCGCAAATTCGCTAAGTAAGGCCACATTAGCTAATTTCATATCAAGAGGTGTTAGGGCCCTTTTATCTTCACGTGCTTCTTTGAGAAGTTTGTTAATTTGATTTTTTGCATCTGAAACAAGTCTTTCTGCATAATTTGCTTTTTCTAATTCTTCATTTGGAATTTCTTTTCCAGCAGCTTTAATTGCGGCGTCTGGAGAACTGGCTGTTGCAATTAATGAAAATTTTTCCAGTAAGTTAACTTTTTCAAGGGATAAGACTTCTTTGAGGTTGAAGGGAACTAAGGCCTTAACTTGTCCAGCGCCGCGTGACCACAAACCAGCTCCACTGGTGACATAGTAAAGCGATGGGGCCATTTCTTTAGCTCTTTTTTTTAAGTCTAAAGATGACATTGGTGACAACTTAGTTAAGTCAACCGAGATATCGTTTTCCTGAACTCTTTCTACATTTTTACCTTTAGGTGGTTGATTTAAGGAACCAGAATTCTTGGATTCAATATAGATATTTGATATTTTCTGATCAACAATTTGGCCCCCATCCACAAAATGGCCATGGTTAGATTGAGTTTGTTGTAATAACGATAAATAAAAATAAGAACATTTGGAATTGGCGGAGTTGGCAAAAGTTTTATTTGTAACAGATATAAAAGAAAGCCATAAAAAAAGTACGGACTTTGTTAAAATTACGGGTTTTAAAACTAAATTCATTTTTTTCATATTTCACCTGATCATAATAGATATAGATAGCAAAAGTGTTGGGATTTATTTCCCATGATGCCACAGCTCTAGTCTAATTAAATACTTGTATAACGTTTTACTTTAAGTTTTTCACCTGTAGAGATTTTTACACTAAGACAATAAATGTCATCGGTTTAAAATTTCAAGTGTTTTCGCACACATCATCCAGCTTTTTTCTATGATTTTTCTGTGTCTGGTAATTTTTCAATTCTAGTTTTATCAATATTTAGTCTTTAGGCATTTTGTGACAAAGTGGATAGTACCATAAATGGTTGGCAATGGCCGAGGCTTTTTTTGAACGGCCGAGAGGTCTTAAGACTTCCCAATAGGATCCACTAGAAAATATCCTATTGCTGTTATTCACCTGATCATGAAGCATCTTAAGACTGCATGAAAAAGATCGTTTGGGATCTCTGGAGTCGTATTGTCTGCAACCCCTTGCGTAGTCATCTTCTCTGCCTAGGTGGAGTTGAAGAACGCCATTGGCGATACCATTGGGGCCTCGTCCTTTTGCTGTTTCATTGCAAGTGCTTTCAAAGAATACCATGCCATCGAACAATCGCAGGAGGATGATTTTCTTTTGATCTACATTCAAGTTGGGATAATTTGGACAGAACTTAATTAAGTCCGAAGGAGCGCCATCAGCGGGATTATCTTCAAAAAATAGGGGGTATTTCTCAGGGGAAAGTTCCGCCATCATATAGTCACGCCAATTTTTTCTAGTGGGAGGGTTGATGCTAAACTCTTTGCAATAATAATTTGAGTTAAATCCTCTTAATTGAGAGTTGGAAGTATAAATTGATTTTGATTTTTCCTTCGCACTCGCATTTGGTGAATGAATCAGTAATGTCATCATTAATGATAAAAAAAATAAAGTTCCCCAATTAAACATGATGTCCTCCCCACAAGTCACTACTGTCTCTATAACAAATTGAGTGCCAGCTGATTTGAGCTTAAAATGAAGATGAATTTTATGAACATGAAAAAAAAACAGGACTGTCTTGCATTTGACATTTCTAATTTTTAGAAATTCTTGGAGTTTTGACTCTCTTGGGAAAAAGTAATTATTACAAAGGATCTATAGACAGGTTGGGTGAAGTTAATCTATGATATTTCGGTTCAGTTATGAAAGAAGTCTATTAGAAATATTTTAAAGGAAAGATTATGCGGTTGATTTTATTAGGTCCCCCTGGTGCAGGAAAAGGGACACAAGCACAGTTCATCAAAGAGAAATACAATATTCCTCAAATTTCAACTGGTGAAATCCTGCGAGCGGAGATTAAAGCGCAAAGTCCCATGGGGCTCAAATTAAAATCTTTGGTGGATTCAGGGCAGCTAGTACCTGATGAGATTATTATTCAAATTGTTGCAGATAAAATTAAAACTCCTGAATGTCGGAATGGGTTTTTATTTGATGGATTTCCACGAACAATTCCCCAAGCAGAGGCGTTAAAATTAGCTGGAATTCATATTGATGCTGTTCTGGAAATTCATGTTCCCGATGAAGAAATCATTACTAGAATGAGTGGGCGAAGAGTTCACCTTGCTTCTGGAAGAACCTATCATGTTAAATTCAATCCTCCAAAAGTTTCAGGAAAAGATGATATCACTGGGGAAGATCTGGTTCAGAGAGAAGATGACAATGAAGAAACCGTAAAAAAACGCTTGGATATCTATCACCACCAAACAAAGCCCCTAATTGATTACTATTTAAGTTGGTCTCAACGTAAAGAGGACCATGCTCCTAAATATAAGAAAGTGTCAGGCTTGGGAAATATTGAGCAAATTAAAGCTGAGGTACTTAAAGATCTTTAAAGGCGAGTTTGCGTTTTAAGGCTTTTCTTTTTTTGTTTGGGTATTGATGTCTTCTTTTAGCTCTTTACCCACTTTAAAAAAGGGAATTTTCTTTTCTCCAACATCAATGATTTGTCTTGTCCTTGGGTTTCTAGCTTTATAGGCATTATATTTTCTATTTACAAAAGAACCAAAGCCTCTGATTTCAATGCGATCATCTTTCATTAAAGATTCGATCATTGTATCAAAAATAGTATTGACTACGGTTTCTGCCTTTACTCTGGTGATCCCAGCTTTTTCAGAAATAATGTTGATTAAATCAGATTTTGTTAATGCCATAGTGACTTCCTCTGTTCAATTTTTTTAGGCGCAATTTTATAACTAATTGATTATATAAAACTTTTTCAAATGGAAAAGAAGATTCTGCCTGGACAAACTGCATTACGACCGTTTATTTTGAATTATTTTCTGATAAGAGCTGTTTACTGTCAAAATCATCTTTTGGGTATCAAACATTTCCAGTACTTTTTGCCTTGCCTTTTCACCAATTTCTTCCGTTGGGAGAGAGCCCGAAAAAATTTCAATGAGTAGATTAGCCAGAGAGTCTGTATCAGCGGGACGAATTAAAAAACCATCAATACCATCTTCAACAACATTAGAAATAGGACTTACTTCAGAACCAATAATAACTTTTTTCTGGGCCATGGCTTCAATTTGTGTAGGTTCAAACCCGGTGGATCGAGAGCTTAAATTAACATAAGTATCACTGATAATGATATAATCTAAAAGCTCATGATCTTTAAGTGCCCCAGTGAGGATCACCCTACTGCCAAGAGCCAGAGAAAGAATCAGAAATTCAATTTTTTGAAAAGAAGGGCCGTTTCCAATGATAACCAAATAAGCATTTGGTTTTTTAATGGCTACGGTTTCAAAGGCATAGAGAATATTTTTAATTTCCATAAAATCACTCATATCAGAAATAGTAACTGCAATATGAGAGTTTTCGGGTAGATTTAAAATTCTTTTTAACTCCAAAGATTTTTCCTTTGGAGTGAGGTCTCCGACTTCAATACCATAGGGTACAGAATAAATATGATAATCAGGGTAGAGGTAATACCGTTCCAACATGATTCGTTGCATGGGATGAGTCACAAAAACCCCATCGGCGTATTTTAAGAGCTCTCTGTCGCTACCGAAATAGGTAGTTAAAAATTTATAAACTAAGGCGAAAGCTGTCGTGAGCAGGCCACTCAGGGTCTCTTGGCGCATTCCCAGAATGGCAAAAATTTGTGACATTTGTGTGGCTTCTACATCATAGGCGAAGGCAATTTTTAAATTTTTTTTATTTTTAGCGACAAGATTTCCTGAGGCATCCAAAGAGTGGACTAAGTCAAAAGCCTGTTGTTTGTGAATCTCAACAAAATGTTGGTAGACCGATTTTTCAAAAGAAGTGCGTTTGAATTTGGAACCTTCATCATTAAGAAAATACGCCGTTAGTTGATCTCGCTCTACTTTAAATTGGTTCATGGGACTAGAATAGGAAATCACTGTTACCTGATGTCCAAGTTGGGCTAGACCTTTTGCGATGGCCCAAATAAAACCATGGTCCGAGGATCTGCTTAAAATATGAAATCGTCGGCTAATGATGCAAACTCTAGGTGGTTTATTATCTTTTTTCATAGTTTAAACTCAATACCTTGTTTAGTAATCGGTTAAATTCATTAATGGGAGCATCCATAATTTCAGATTTGATTACATCGGTATTAATAGATTTAATGTCAAAAGAGTCTAAATAGGGGGTTTTAAATAGATGATCTAAGCTTTTGACAGTTTGGTAATTGGCAACAACGAAACAATTGACCTTATCTTGCCAAAGTCCGCTGTAAAGTTCGGCTTGAAATTCGTCCATAATGACTATTTGTTTGTTCAAAATAGTTTGTTCAAAAATTTCTGAAACTTCTTGGATAGTTAGTGGCAGTCCAGAAATTAAAATTTTAGAGTGAGCCGGAAATAAAGCAAGAGATTCAGAAAAACTTTTCGCTGAAAAATAAGTCCATTCATGCTTGTTACGTGAATTGGCTAAAACCAGTTGAGAATCAATGGCTTTTTTTTCATGAATAGAAAGTTCATCCACTGGGCCAACAAAAATAACAGGATTGTATTCTAAGGTCTTTAAGAGGATTTTTCGATAGAGGGTTCTTAAGTTAAAAATTTCAGTTTTGAAGGGAATAAGAAGAATATTCTGATTTCTCTTTAAAAAATAGCTTAGGTTTTCAATTGAAATTGATTCTCTGTAGGGATGTTTTTTTCCAGAATCCATGTTGAGAACGGGAGGGATAAGTCCTCTAATTTGTTTTTTATTTCGGGTGTTTAAACCTCTGAGGCCCATAAGACTTTGTCTGTGAGCACAAGTAATAAGATCTGATTTATATACATACAGAGTTAAATTTTTACTTTTTTGATTGATATAAGTTAAATTTAAAAAATGGGTGAAAATAGGAATGCCAAGAGCATGACAAATTTCAAGTAAAAGATTTTGTGCTGTTAGTTTTTCGTTGGATTCAATAAGAAAATGGATCAACTGGGGTCTGACCGAGAAAAACACAGGAAAAAACTGAAGCCATTCTTTGAAGCTCCATTTAGAAAAAAAGTAAAGAGTTTCCATATTGTCTATAACATAATTTTTCTGATTTTTTGAAGTGACAACAGTGGCCTCGTGGCCAAGATTTTTTATAGATTCAATATGAGAGATAATAACTGGCGAATTTAATTGTTCTGTTACAATTAAAATCCGACTCATTAGACCCCCAAGGCTTTAAAGATTTCAGCTAATATTTTTTTATTAGCTTCAGGAATGGGTCTTAATTTTAGCTCTTGAGGATAAATCCACTCTAAAGCCAGATGATGTTTGGCCTTTGGTTCACCTTTCCAGTAATTAATTTCATAAAAAAGAATGATAATTCCAACATCACCATAAGAATGAGTGCAAGCCAATTTTAAGCTTCCAATTTCAGCAGTAATACCAAGTTCTTCATTCAGCTCTCGAGCGAGAGCAACCTCTGGAGATTCGCCAATTTCAATTTTTCCACC contains:
- the gcvP gene encoding aminomethyl-transferring glycine dehydrogenase, whose product is MTKQRQTSDYLNLSLQELSTQNEFIPRHLGPSDRDVQSMLQELGFSSLDDLATQVVPKSILNTQEMDVGKGVSEADILIKLKTMMGQNKVNKSLIGQGYYGTYTPTIIQRNILENPVWYTAYTPYQAEISQGRMESLLNFQTLVKDLTAMEIANASLLDEGTAAAEAMNMALGLSKNPTTQHFFVSDKLHPQVIEVLKTRSEPLNLKMIIGKAENFDFKTPIFAFFVQYPDTEGTLTDWQQLTKKIQENQAFMVVGTDLLALTLLTPPGEWGADIVYGNSQRFGVPLGFGGPHAAFMACKENFKRQLPGRIIGVSKDSQNQPALRLALQTREQHIRREKATSNICTAQVLLANMASMYAVYHGPEGLKKIAAKTHKLTQILKLGLEQLGVAVLNQTSFDTLIFESSRAHEVYAKALHGNYNFRKYSETKLGISLDETCSEKNLEEIFSFFTTEKISLFELDKNTFSKNSNLIPLNLQRKSSFLTHPVFNSYHSETELLRYIHKLQNKDFTLTHSMIPLGSCTMKLNATTELVPVSWPEVNQIHPFAPISQVKGYLDLIHDLERKLCGITGFAAVSLQPNAGSQGEYAGLLVIRKYFISKGEPQRNICLIPSSAHGTNPASAVMCGMEVVVVKCDEHGNVDLVDLRSKAEQYKNNLAALMVTYPSTHGVFEEGITEICKIIHDHGGQVYMDGANLNALVGLARPGEFGPDVSHMNLHKTFAIPHGGGGPGVGPIGVKSHLKEFLPRLSLVPESGPSSGITSTTSAPWGSASILPISWIYITLMGSEGLKKATLVSILNANYMAKKLNPYFPVLYKGREGLVAHECIIDLRPAKKTSGVDVTDVAKRLMDYGFHAPTMSWPVAGTLMIEPTESESKAELDRFIHSMIQIHNEIQAVEKGKYKLEQSPLTQAPHTAMRVLGTEWNFSYTREEAAYPLPWIKENKIWPAVGRVDNAYGDRNLVCACPSIESYE
- a CDS encoding S8 family serine peptidase gives rise to the protein MRKLRVKKSNLFRSLVLFLVGLLIGCEEIDDQTIAKGKEWQAANPKPENRNFILNNQNHKILVAEIDSGIDYNHPLLKNNIHFNLDSQGKPIGFGYDFVGQDYWPSPYVARTLDLNPEVKLKDTESTRRGRLMAEEVVKSDQALGIYLDPSRNIQQEIDSGAYHGTHVAGLMVYDEPQIGIIGYRVLPMNVKYKQGKKDFSQNSTEMVFKNILSAMSMAIKEGSRVINLSLALKKSETASLFDQLISGEDNYKLWMAQVKTFMEKNSNVIFVAAAGNDGKWVDDKVNLQIPCGISALNLVCVGALDEHQNLASFSNLVLSEGTFVVTLGVEVNSLFPSQMCQTSDLNQLETSGLTLSEISNMKNTLHRDCLKKDIKKRISGTSMSSPIVARIVAKWMLQFPNLTSQEIIQLLLQHSQKKQLGPLQLNILPFEKPSWY
- the genX gene encoding EF-P lysine aminoacylase GenX — protein: MDEKSKRNVFLQTQWSPYPRFNPQAKYWGRFLGILDDEASQKIELKSFQEEHFFKNQNLVVFPIKNLQFWKEILISGDIIEINEKNEQLDITLLTPYLAPTKYKEFIPHEKWEIFQLWSEYLHLVRSFFKEKKFIELSTPLIVNHPGSEPSLEPFEINLKLGNKSFKKYLPTSPELHLKKVLTTGVPKIFEITKSFRNNESSEKHSPEFWILEWYRNFSNLEEIKKDVQDLIGFIQTNLPLVVSKKELEFKSVSFQEIFSEYYHFSFNPATNQSELELFCKNHHLNYLGVRTIEDLFSMITFEKIETKLNPQAITFLEKYPPYAAALARTNEQGWAERFEVYWQGYELANAFFELNDMQEQLNRFHLDNELKKQNSLAQITVDEEFIFHLSTGLPPCAGIALGLERLFMALFGFKNINDLKLFSMVFLYLAIFQF
- the adk gene encoding adenylate kinase — protein: MRLILLGPPGAGKGTQAQFIKEKYNIPQISTGEILRAEIKAQSPMGLKLKSLVDSGQLVPDEIIIQIVADKIKTPECRNGFLFDGFPRTIPQAEALKLAGIHIDAVLEIHVPDEEIITRMSGRRVHLASGRTYHVKFNPPKVSGKDDITGEDLVQREDDNEETVKKRLDIYHHQTKPLIDYYLSWSQRKEDHAPKYKKVSGLGNIEQIKAEVLKDL
- a CDS encoding integration host factor subunit beta, encoding MALTKSDLINIISEKAGITRVKAETVVNTIFDTMIESLMKDDRIEIRGFGSFVNRKYNAYKARNPRTRQIIDVGEKKIPFFKVGKELKEDINTQTKKEKP
- a CDS encoding glycosyltransferase family 4 protein, yielding MKKDNKPPRVCIISRRFHILSRSSDHGFIWAIAKGLAQLGHQVTVISYSSPMNQFKVERDQLTAYFLNDEGSKFKRTSFEKSVYQHFVEIHKQQAFDLVHSLDASGNLVAKNKKNLKIAFAYDVEATQMSQIFAILGMRQETLSGLLTTAFALVYKFLTTYFGSDRELLKYADGVFVTHPMQRIMLERYYLYPDYHIYSVPYGIEVGDLTPKEKSLELKRILNLPENSHIAVTISDMSDFMEIKNILYAFETVAIKKPNAYLVIIGNGPSFQKIEFLILSLALGSRVILTGALKDHELLDYIIISDTYVNLSSRSTGFEPTQIEAMAQKKVIIGSEVSPISNVVEDGIDGFLIRPADTDSLANLLIEIFSGSLPTEEIGEKARQKVLEMFDTQKMILTVNSSYQKIIQNKRS
- a CDS encoding (deoxy)nucleoside triphosphate pyrophosphohydrolase codes for the protein MRKPKLKKIHWIPVVAGLLRKDQHILVGQRPENHSLAGLWEFPGGKIEIGESPEVALARELNEELGITAEIGSLKLACTHSYGDVGIIILFYEINYWKGEPKAKHHLALEWIYPQELKLRPIPEANKKILAEIFKALGV